A stretch of DNA from Streptomyces venezuelae:
AAGAACCCCCTCGACCCGATGCTGTGGATGGCCGCCCGTGACGGCGAGCCGAGCTGGGACGGCGGCTCGCTGGGCCGCGGCCGGCCCGGCTGGCACATCGAGTGCGTGGCCATCGCCCTGGACCACCTGGGCATGGGCTTCGACATCCAGGGCGGCGGCTCCGACCTGGCCTTCCCGCACCACGAGATGGGCGCCTCGCACGCCCAGGTGCTGACCGGCGAGTTCCCGATGGCCAAGGCGTACGTACACGCCGGCATGGTCGCCCTGCACGGCGAGAAGATGTCGAAGTCCAAGGGCAACCTGGTCTTCGTCTCCGCGCTCCGGCGTGAGGGCGTGGACCCGGTCGCGATCCGCCTCGCCCTGCTGTCCCGCCACTACCGGGCGGACTGGGAGTGGACGGACGAGGTCCTCGCCGAGGCCGTGGACCGGCTGGACCGCTGGCGGGCAGCCGTGTCCCGGCCGGACGGCATCCCGGCGGACGCGCTGCTCGAGGAGGTCCGGGAGGCCCTCGCCGACGACCTGAACGCGCCGGCCGCGCTGGCGGCCGTGGACCACTGGGTCGAGCGCCAGCTCGCCACGGGCGGCGAGGACGAGTCGGCCCCGGGCCTGGTGTCCCGCACGGTGGACGCCCTCCTGGGCGTCGCCCTCTAACCACCGCTCCGTTGCGCGGAACCCCCGCAGGCCGGGCCCGACCGGGCCCGGCCTGCGGCGCGTTTGCCCTCCCCGCCCTCCCCCTCGCTTCGCGGGGGGACCCCCATCCCGAAACCGGGGCTCGGCCCCGGACTGCCGCGGGGTGCCCGGCTTCGCCTGGGCACCCCGTTTCGGGGCTCTGCCCCGGAACCCGCCGGGGCGGAGCCGGTCAGGACTCCGGGGTGTCGGGGGTCTCCGGGCCGGGGAGGTCGCCCGGGTCTTCCGGACGGCGGAGCGGCGGCTGCGCCCCCCGCCCGCTCGACGGGTCACGGAAGTACGAGCCGTCCGTGGGCTCCGGCCCGGGCCCGGCGGCGGGGTCCCGGCGCCGCAGATACCGCTCGAACTCGCGGGCGATCGCCTCGCCCGAGGCCTC
This window harbors:
- the mshC gene encoding cysteine--1-D-myo-inosityl 2-amino-2-deoxy-alpha-D-glucopyranoside ligase, whose translation is MHAWPASEVPALPGKGRDLQIHDTATRGKVTLSPGPVARIYVCGITPYDATHLGHAATYNAFDLVQRVWLDTKRQVHYVQNVTDVDDPLLERALRDGHDWTELAERETALFREDMTALRMLPPQHYIGAVEAIPGIVPLVERLREAGAAYELEGDIYFSVESDPHFGGVSGLDAEAMRLLSAERGGDPERPGKKNPLDPMLWMAARDGEPSWDGGSLGRGRPGWHIECVAIALDHLGMGFDIQGGGSDLAFPHHEMGASHAQVLTGEFPMAKAYVHAGMVALHGEKMSKSKGNLVFVSALRREGVDPVAIRLALLSRHYRADWEWTDEVLAEAVDRLDRWRAAVSRPDGIPADALLEEVREALADDLNAPAALAAVDHWVERQLATGGEDESAPGLVSRTVDALLGVAL